A window of Procambarus clarkii isolate CNS0578487 chromosome 9, FALCON_Pclarkii_2.0, whole genome shotgun sequence contains these coding sequences:
- the LOC138362923 gene encoding selection and upkeep of intraepithelial T-cells protein 5-like, protein MLQISDVMLQTSDVMLQISDVVLQISDVMLQISDVMLQISDIMLQISDVMLQISDVMLQTSEVMLQTSGVMIQISGIMLQTSGVMLQTSDVMLQISDVMLQISDVMLQTSGVMLQTSDVMLQTSDVMLQISDVMLQISDVVLQISDDMLQISDLVLQISDIMLQISDVMLQIYDVMLQISDVMLQISDVMLHISDVMLQTPDIILQTPDIMLQTPDIMLQTSDIMLQTSDIMLQTSDVMFTFRIPYLEQQVASSTGYGEPITYLSQERGK, encoded by the coding sequence ATGCTTCAGATATCTGATGTCATGCTTCAGACATCTGATGTCATGCTTCAGATATCTGATGTCGTGCTTCAGATATCTGATGTCATGCTTCAGATATCTGATGTCATGCTTCAGATATCTGATATCATGCTTCAGATATCTGATGTCATGCTTCAGATATCTGATGTCATGCTTCAGACATCTGAAGTTATGCTTCAGACATCTGGTGTCATGATTCAGATATCTGGCATCATGCTTCAGACATCTGGTGTCATGCTTCAGACATCTGATGTCATGCTTCAGATATCTGATGTCATGCTTCAGATATCTGATGTCATGCTTCAGACATCTGGTGTCATGCTTCAGACATCTGATGTCATGCTTCAGACATCTGATGTCATGCTTCAGATATCTGATGTCATGCTTCAGATATCTGATGTCGTGCTTCAGATATCTGATGACATGCTTCAGATATCTGATCTCGTGCTTCAGATATCTGATATCATGCTTCAGATATCTGATGTCATGCTTCAGATATATGATGTCATGCTTCAGATATCAGATGTCATGCTTCAGATATCTGATGTCATGCTTCATATATCTGATGTCATGCTTCAGACACCAGATATCATTCTTCAGACACCAGATATCATGCTTCAGACACCAGATATCATGCTTCAAACATCAGATATCATGCTTCAGACATCAGATATCATGCTTCAGACATCAGATGTCATGTTCACTTttagg